A genomic segment from Granulicella arctica encodes:
- a CDS encoding cupin-like domain-containing protein, which produces MDSPVVWFPQICEATCEMPRLAALDVLDSLSDEAFSKEYAARSMPFLLRLGSPTFAEAEILGLLQGAYGDQTVNVRFGNMADPGSYLNRREEEMPLRNFIGEHFMQVNDAGTAYAAGTVIPVEMARDLGVPFPMFYPEYFFNAPRMWMGKEGTVTALHKDIPDNFSFAYFGAKEWLLYPPADFPYLYMIHPNPKALPEFGVSMVNAKSPDAMRFPEFSKATPISITQRAGDLLYVPAGWSHFVENHEDSLMINFWLRRGRSPAVLGRDR; this is translated from the coding sequence ATGGACAGTCCTGTTGTTTGGTTTCCCCAGATATGTGAGGCTACCTGTGAGATGCCTCGCCTCGCCGCCCTGGACGTTCTTGATTCTCTGAGTGACGAGGCGTTTTCGAAGGAGTATGCAGCGCGGTCGATGCCTTTTCTATTGCGGCTGGGTTCGCCAACGTTCGCTGAAGCAGAGATCCTGGGTCTGCTGCAAGGGGCCTACGGCGATCAGACCGTAAACGTCCGTTTCGGCAATATGGCAGATCCGGGTAGCTACCTGAATCGCCGCGAAGAAGAGATGCCCCTAAGAAATTTCATTGGGGAACACTTCATGCAGGTAAACGATGCCGGGACGGCCTATGCCGCCGGCACCGTGATACCCGTCGAGATGGCGCGCGATCTCGGGGTCCCTTTTCCGATGTTCTACCCTGAGTATTTCTTCAATGCGCCACGGATGTGGATGGGTAAGGAGGGAACGGTGACTGCCCTGCACAAGGACATCCCGGACAACTTCTCGTTCGCATACTTCGGTGCCAAAGAATGGCTCCTCTATCCGCCAGCCGATTTTCCTTATCTATACATGATTCATCCGAACCCGAAGGCACTTCCAGAATTCGGGGTCAGCATGGTTAACGCAAAGTCTCCGGATGCAATGCGCTTCCCGGAGTTCTCGAAGGCTACACCGATCTCCATCACGCAGCGTGCCGGCGACCTGCTCTATGTGCCTGCGGGGTGGAGTCATTTCGTGGAGAACCACGAAGACTCTCTGATGATCAATTTCTGGTTAAGACGCGGAAGATCCCCCGCAGTGTTAGGCAGGGACCGATGA
- a CDS encoding PadR family transcriptional regulator, with product MKTKKDVQSGTLALMVLKTLDVLGPQHGYGIARRIEQISGDKLFVNQGTLYPVLLRLEQEGAVESDWGSSENNRRARFYRLTRAGHKLLEAEKRDWEQTTAIITRFFEVKAEDLA from the coding sequence ATGAAGACCAAGAAGGATGTGCAATCGGGGACGCTGGCCCTGATGGTGCTGAAAACGCTTGACGTGCTCGGACCCCAGCACGGGTACGGCATTGCCCGGCGGATCGAGCAGATCAGCGGCGACAAGCTCTTCGTTAATCAGGGCACTCTCTACCCGGTACTGCTGAGGCTGGAACAGGAGGGTGCGGTTGAGTCGGATTGGGGATCTTCTGAGAACAACCGCCGCGCCCGCTTTTATCGTCTGACGCGCGCGGGGCACAAGCTCCTCGAAGCCGAGAAGCGCGATTGGGAGCAAACCACGGCGATCATCACACGGTTCTTTGAAGTGAAAGCCGAGGATCTGGCATGA